Part of the Brevibacillus brevis genome is shown below.
AATTACTGCTTATGTATCAGTCGAAAATGCATGAGATCAACCAAAAAATAGCTGCATTAACCGAAGCGAAGTTCAATTTGGCCGAAAAAATCAATCAGATGGTACAAAAACGGGAGGAGGAAAACGGGTGACTATATTAGTTACAGGGGCAACGGGAACCGTAGGGCGACACGTCGTGGACCAACTTATTCAAAAGGGGCAAAAGGTACGTGCATTGACACGTAATCCGCTGCAAGCCAATCTTCCTAATGATGTAGAGGTTGTCGCGGGAGATTTAAGTGATCCAAGTACGCTAATTTCTGCGTTGGTTGGCATAAGCGGCATGCATTTAATTACAACAGGCGCTGAATATACCCCGTTACAAACGGGTCCAGAAATCGTTGAACTTGCTGAGAAGGCTGGGGTGCGCAGGGTTACCATTTTATGGAATGGCGAGAAAGGCCCTTTTGAGATGGCAGTTGAGGCAAGTGGTCTGGAGTGGACTCAACTTCAAGCCTTTGAATTTATGGCAAATGCACGAAAATGGGCGAACTCAATACGCTCTGAAGGGGTTGTTCGAGATCTGTTTGGAGGATCACGAATTGCTTCTGTTCATGAAG
Proteins encoded:
- a CDS encoding NmrA family NAD(P)-binding protein, with the translated sequence MTILVTGATGTVGRHVVDQLIQKGQKVRALTRNPLQANLPNDVEVVAGDLSDPSTLISALVGISGMHLITTGAEYTPLQTGPEIVELAEKAGVRRVTILWNGEKGPFEMAVEASGLEWTQLQAFEFMANARKWANSIRSEGVVRDLFGGSRIASVHEADIGRVAAVALTEEGHAGKIYTLTGPESLSVQDKVRIISEVIGREIQFIESSEEEEREQMRRMGVQEDAIDYVISWHLNPPKSAYTVLPTVEEVTGHKPYTFAEWVKENAGLFINLGIS